In Malassezia vespertilionis chromosome 8, complete sequence, a genomic segment contains:
- a CDS encoding uncharacterized protein (COG:U; EggNog:ENOG503P0D8) encodes MVDSAVPGFAMPAPLARGLPLLAPEQQPEFDVDAFLCSRAYGQDTQSILGELRAYSNTLHEQLVHVINEKYREIVMLATKMHNDAHVIQELGENADLSKASAALAAQRQRLVEKHGVLSQAQSANQAASEEKRQLLLLLDIDSALDRVQDAMKPCTKSLAADALSDVLDAFSVAALADAPEMTVGSVRMQEEHHTPSLPMRLDRALPAYTKLEALEARVDTTQYGAFLAAQAPRKEQLQAHLVQHAEQLLRALFGPGSALVRAPRAESLPWGEATHEQHIAWLRLALRVFTALHADTIALALFSDLLIRPMLESQPPVPNTYLSPALCDDTQEQALLHSLTGLSFHEHTDLDEAEALVHTYNAILTLSQSLRPIFACAAEVGTDVFALFWQECAAKLVREHGNTLFFVGRPNAFHQNYTISQAFLHALLAHAPNDQARADFYTHEATRAFERRWQLSAFFQLASRTMVAALETGLAQPGTSDAFQHAAFAHLLRAFVLPWRATRHIRALSARQWRLSLHVLSRYQTWLATLLSPEPDAPSRTSTPSLDDPGFAPEEVEQLQSHALLLADAMLFETRVRRVFSEWIVPKIAGPESVARALQDALDASLGHAEALAPRVGNVVVTALQHRCAAPLRHVRAASTQYRALATDSQQGHVHPSAYIAQIFTPLYQFLGPHDGALHRRMDAAVVQRWAEDVVRWTLSKYADAVDTILRNLESLRRLKRGAQLGKDGQGADNAVFAQLL; translated from the exons ATGGTGGACTCGGCGGTCCCTGGATTTGCGATGCCAGCTCCGCTGGCGCGTGGTCTTCCCCTGCTCGCGCCGGAGCAGCAGCCGGAATTTGATGTGGATGCGTTTTtgtgctcgcgcgcgtacgGGCAAGATACGCAATCAATTCTAGGGGAATTGCGCGCCTATAGCAACACACTGCACGAACAGCTCGTCCACGTCATCAATGAAAAGTACCGCGAAATTGTGATGCTTGCTACCAAAATGCACAATGATGCCCATGTTATCCAGGAGCTGGGAGAAAACGCGGATCTGAGCAAAGCGtctgccgcgcttgccgcccagcgccagcgcctcgtggAGAAACACGGCGTGCTTTCTCAGGCCCAAAGTGCGAACCAAGCAGCGAGCGAGGAAAAGCGCCAATTGTTATTGCTCCTCGATATCGACTCGGCACTCGACCGTGTCCAGGACGCGATGAAGCCCTGTACAAAAAGCCTCGCGGCCGATGCACTAAGCGACGTACTCGACGCTTTCTCCGTTGCTGCTCTCGCCGACGCTCCAGAGATGACGGTAGGAAGCGTGCGTATGCAGGAAGAGCACCACACTCCGTCCCTTCCTATGCGCCTCGACCGTGCATTGCCTGCGTATACCAAACTGGAAGCGCTGGAAGCGCGTGTAGATACGACGCAGTATGGCGCATTcctcgcggcgcaagcgcctcggaAAGAGCAGCTCCAAGCGCACCTTGTGCAACATGCCGAACAGCTGCTTCGTGCGCTTTTTGGCCCAGGCTCTGCACTGgttcgcgcgccgcgcgccgagtcATTGCCGTGGGGCGAAGCGACGCATGAGCAGCACATTGCATGGCttcgccttgcgctgcgcgtatttacagcgctgcacgcagaCACCATTGCACTCGCCCTCTTTTCCGACTTGCTCATTCGCCCAATGTTGGAATCGCAGCCCCCAGTGCCTAACACATACCTCTCGCCCGCACTGTGCGACGATACCCAAGAGCAAGCCTTGCTCCATTCGCTTACAGGCCTTTCATTCCACGAGCACACCGAtctcgacgaggcggaagCGTTGGTCCACACGTACAATGCTATCCTCACCCTCTCCCAGTCCCTCCGACCCATCTTTGCGTGTGCTGCCGAGGTTGGAACGGATGTGTTTGCACTGTTTTGGCAagaatgcgccgcaaagctcgtgcgcgagcatgGAAATACCCTCTTTTTCGTGGGACGCCCCAATGCATTCCACCAAAACTACACCATCTCGCAAGCATTCCTGCACgcactgcttgcgcacgcgcccaacgaccaagcgcgcgctgacTTTTATACCCACGAAGCCACGCGTGCGTttgagcggcgctggcagCTCAGTGCGTTTTTCCAATTGGCGTCGCGGACCATGGTGGCCGCGCTAGAAACGGGTTTGGCGCAGCCAGGCACGAGCGACGCATTCCAGCAcgctgcttttgcgcacctcttgcgcgcatttgtgCTTCCCTGGCGTGCAACGCGGCATATCCGCGCGCTCAGTGCGCGGCAGTGGCGGCTTAGTTTGCACGTACTCAGTCGATACCAAACATGGCTCGCAACCTTGCTTTCTCCCGAGCCAGACgcgccatcgcgcaccTCAACGCCCAGCCTGGACGATCCCGGCTTTGCGCCTGAGGAAgttgagcagctgcaatcacacgcgctgctccttgcCGATGCAATGCTCTTTGAGACACGCGTACGCCGCGTCTTTTCCGAGTGGATCGTGCCCAAGATTGCTGGCCCCGAgagcgttgcgcgcgctttgcaggatgcgctcgatgcCTCGCTCGGCCACGCCGAAgcactggcgccgcgcgttggTAACGTCGTCGTgaccgcgctgcagcaccgctgcgccgcgccactCCGCCATGTTCGTGCAGCCAGCACGCAGTACCGCGCACTGGCCACGGATTCGCAGCAAGGCCACGTCCATCCAAGCGCCTATATTGCGCAAATCTTCACGCCGCTCTACCAGTTTCTCGGCCCGCACGACGGggcgctgcaccgccgcaTGGACGCTGCCGTGGTGCAACGCTGGGCAGAGGATGTGGTGCGCTGGACGCTGAGCAAGTATGCCGACGCTGTCGATACCATCTTGCGGAACCTCGAgtcgctgcggcgcctcAAGCGTGGCGCGCAACTGGGCAAGGATGGTCAAGGCGCGGACAATGCCGTATTTGCGCAGCTAC TATGA
- a CDS encoding uncharacterized protein (CAZy:GT69; TransMembrane:6 (o16-34i114-132o138-159i198-215o235-251i343-366o); COG:S; EggNog:ENOG503NU4M) has protein sequence MSARGLPLPPVVVPPFEYYVVAPCVVLALLYNCLQFVPSTWLPAAWFGFVGYPSDIFLWLGERTAVSTRILREAIAPQGTLGSMRIVTDWYKRFGEEGIDNFLLRLSNVEGRKMYLALGSIPILSCLYCSTVEDYRNYAMLSLLGVYSAHAMLLGLLTIPPRGAFPALVNWYVTGTATGAPRRAGLVSLYTRKGSRKFATCALLAAFGAECFVLTRSQQFGGRHGRMEHWHANMHLVRHLFLLMLVLWVYLRRGIQTPALSVIQSLQSLSATEEHVNEILAASLDAPKPYTARLSNMLRHSCEHAAYDTCEVVSDELEASLLFGDNPGTELDCQGAKKAPQFYIVYVLLLLGLASVITVVLGTIYFRIPSTLPLFPTAPGMYNVQNETIFWASNLHNSEAILPHYTNSLFRFINMMGPSNVYVSIYENNSKDRTQEMLRSLESALTLRGVRHTIRTDMRAASFYDMYRIERLSILRNEAIRPLYHDASDGLHGTPFSKVLFVNDIIFDAETALALINTAGGLYDQACALDFYPVGFYDTWVSRDITRSRPRPLWPFFKRPEDQYAIEHGEAFEVNSCWNGMTALDSRWLLQPVNATVSPVEMASEKTSTHTGSQVVPGKDRFVGRHAKLSMDKRTAANIQLGMHRSKHTPIVDRTPLHSSAHPIIHNIPANTMRKHEDITVQLPLKFRFSKTCHSSECLLISLDMHTMAYPDPPRILINPRLVTAYDYPTYIMYHNILFWRIVQPWHHIWERWIVNKLFYFFPEIGRTNDTCQDAFKDLWSPRLATHNTAFLP, from the exons ATGTCGGCGCGTGgattgccgctgccgccggTGGTAGTGCCGCCATTTGAGTATTATGTAGTAGCGCCGTGCGTCGTACTTGCTCTCTTGTACAACTGCTTGCAGTTTGTCCCGAGCACATGGCTTCCCGCTGCGTGGTTTGGCTTTGTTGGATACCCTAGCGACATTTTCTTGTGGCTCGGCGAGCGGACCGCCGTATCCACGCGGAtcttgcgcgaggcaattgcgccgcaaggcaCTCTTGGATCAATGCGTATAGTAACAGACTGGTATAAGCGGTTTGGCGAGGAAGGCATCGACAACTTtctcttgcgcttgtccaACGTCGAAGGGCGCAAAATGTACCTCGCCCTCGGCAGTATACCGATCCTGTCTTGCCTGTATTGCAGCACAGTCGAAGATTACAGAAACTATGCTATGCTCTCTTTACTTGGCGTGTATAGCGCACATGCTATGCTGCTGGGACTGCTGACAATTCCGCCACGCGGTGCATTCCCTGCACTTGTCAATTGGTACGTGACAGGGACGGCAAcgggtgcgccgcggcgcgctggccttGTATCGCTGTACACGCGTAAAGGCTCGCGTAAATTTGCTACTTGTGCACTACTTGCAGCGTTCGGAGCCGAATGTTTTGTTCTAACGCGCTCGCAGCAATTTGGCGGCCGGCACGGGCGGATGGAGCACTGGCACGCCAATATGCACTTAGTGCGCCACCTCTTTTTACTGATGCTCGTGCTGTGGGTCTACCTACGGCGTGGAATCCAAACACCGGCGTTGTCCGTGATCCAGTCTCTCCAATCGCTATCGGCTACAGAGGAGCATGTAAATGAAATCCTTGCGGCAAG CCTGGACGCCCCGAAACCATACACGGCGCGGTTGTCCAATATGCTGCGGCACTCGTgcgagcacgccgcgtacgATACGTGCGAGGTCGTATCTGATGAATTAGAGGCTTCCTTGCTCTTTGGAGACAACCCTGGGACAGAATTAGACTGTCAAGGGGCGAAGAAAGCGCCTCAATTCTACATTGTGTACGTCTTGCTCCTTTTGGGGCTGGCAAGCGTAATCACAGTGGTGCTGGGCACAATCTACTTTCGGATCCCATCTACCTT GCCGCTCTTTCCAACAGCGCCTGGAATGTACAATGTACAAAACGAGACCATTTTTTGGGCATCCAACCTGCACAATTCCGAAGCGATTCTTCCGCATTACACAAATTCGCTGTTTCGCTTTATCAATATGATGGGCCCATCCAACGTGTACGTGTCCATTTACGAGAACAATTCCAAAGACCGTACGCAGGAAATGCTTCGCAGCTTGGAGTCAGCATTAACGCTCCGCGGAGTGCGTCACACAATTCGGACGGatatgcgcgcggcatcgtTCTATGATATGTATCGCATCGAGCGTCTTTCCATCTTGCGCAATGAGGCGATTCGGCCATTGTACCACGATGCATCCGATGGCCTGCACGGCACGCCATTTTCTAAAGTCTTGTTTGTCAACGACATCATATTCGACGCAGAGacggcgcttgcattgATAAATACTGCGGGTGGTTTGTATGATCAAGCGTGTGCTTTGGACTTTTACCCGGTTGGCTTCTACGATACGTGGGTATCGCGCGATATAACGCGCTCAAGGCCCCGCCCACTTTGGCCGTTTTTTAAGCGCCCTGAAGATCAGTACGCAATTGAGCACGGCGAGGCATTCGAAGTGAATAGCTGCTGGAACGGGATGACTGCGCTTGATTCGCGCTGGCTCCTCCAGCCTGTGAACGCGACGGTATCTCCCGTGGAAATGGCCTCTGAGAAGACCAGCACACATACAGGCAGCCAAGTGGTACCTGGTAAGGATCGATTCGTCGGCAGACATGCCAAATTATCCATGGACAAGAGAACCGCGGCTAACATACAGCTCGGCATGCACCGGTCCAAGCACACCCCCATTGTCGACCGGACTCCTTTGCATTCTTCTGCGCATCCTATCATTCACAATATCCCTGCAAATACTATGCGGAAGCATGAGGATATTACCGTACAATTACCCCTGAAATTCCGATTCAGCAAGACGTGCCATTCGTCAGAGTGCTTGCTGATCAGCTTGGATATGCACACAATGGCGTACCCAGATCCGCCGCGCATACTGATTAACCCGAGATTGGTCACGGCCTACGACTACCCCACCTACATTATGTACCATAACATTTTGTTCTGGCGAATCGTCCAGCCATGGCACCACATTTGGGAGCGCTGGATTGTGAATAAACTCTTCTACTTTTTCCCGGAAATCGGGCGCACCAATGATACGTGCCAGGATGCATTCAAAGACTTGTGGTCGCCCCGCCTTGCTACCCACAACACAGCATTTTTGCCATAG
- a CDS encoding uncharacterized protein (COG:U; TransMembrane:7 (n10-21c29/30o39-68i75-95o107-132i144-165o177-196i216-236o242-262i); EggNog:ENOG503NU9Q), which translates to MTSMSQDKWIGLMLAGLMSAAENTAGLASERLSYLQNPIWWAGMATMVVGEVANFIAVLIGAVLASFILNERLGVIGKVGCALCLVGTVVIVVNAPEDRDIQTVDEILAYAMHWPFLLYCIFVAVFSVFMIWHVAPYHGRRSPLVYLSICSLVGSISVMSVKAFGVALKLTFNGNNQLTHVSTYCFGLVVVLCILVQMNYFNKALDQFETNVVNPIYYVMFTTSTIFASVLLFQGFNTSGAAAVSLLGGFLTTFFGVYLLNLNKTADPVAPRHSRIASQDGSRSFSAMRTRPSEEHLRDSYELEPHHDIESRVGGVDPFVLGHAQDELPSVQPFQKFHDIPRDK; encoded by the exons ATGACGTCGATGAGCCAGGACAAATGGATCGGGCTGATGCTCGCG GGTTTAATGAGTGCCGCAGAAAATACGGCTGGGCTCGCGTCGGAGCGGCTGAGCTACCTGCAAAACCCAATTTGGTGGGCGGGTATGGCGACAA TGGTTGTCGGCGAGg TGGCCAACTTTATTGC TGTCCTGATAGG TGCTGTTCTTGCATCGTTTATCCTTAacgagcgcctcggtgTGATTGGAAAGGTTGGGTGCGCCTTGTGTCTTGTTGGTACGGTCGTGATTGTGGTCAACGCGCCCGAAGACCGCGACATTCAAACTGTGGACGAGATCCTAGCATACGCGATGCATTGGCCATTCCTTCTGTATTGCATTTTTGTCGCTGTCTTTAGCGTGTTTATGATATGGCACGTCGCGCCCTATCACGGGCGTCGATCCCCGCTTGTGTACCTCTCCATTTGCTCTTTGGTCGGATCCATCTCTGTGATGAGCGTCAAGGCATTTGGAGTGGCATTGAAGCTGACGTTCAACGGTAACAATCAGCTGACGCACGTCTCGACGTACTGCTTTGGGTTGGTGGTCGTGCTATGCATCCTTGTCCAGATGAACTACTTTAACAAGGCACTCGATCAATTCGAGACGAATGTGGTGAACCCCATCTACTACGTCATGTTCACAACGTCTACCATCTTTGCGAGTGTCCTTCTCTTCCAGGGATTTAAcacgagcggcgctgccgcagtCTCGCTCTTGGGGGGGTTTCTCACCACCTTTTTTGGCGTCTACCTTTTGAACTTGAACAAAACTGCCGATCCAGTCGCGCCACGGCATTCACGTATTGCATCGCAGGATGGGAGCAGGAGCTTTAGCGCAATGCGAACTCGCCCGAGTGAGGAGCACCTGCGCGACTCGTACGAATTGGAGCCACATCATGATATCGAGTCGCGCGTTGGCGGGGTAGATCCGTTTGTTCTTGGCCACGCCCAAGATGAGCTACCCAGCGTGCAGCCGTTCCAAAAATTTCACGACATACCCCGCGACAAATAG
- a CDS encoding uncharacterized protein (EggNog:ENOG503NUC9; COG:T), protein MAEHDPSVTDGASATDASKLKTLLSILKRTVGVKDLASLRISLPAYMMEPIPNLEYWNYQDRADFFVTVGDYEDPMDRMLAMVRYAVTKELKFVHGKVVKPYNSILGEHFRCHWDVEPLRTDASGGFVPHQSVGNTKPPTHLELVTKQPQDHDGCKKRVVYVTEQVSHHPPVSFYYYACPDAGLEMTGVDQLSAKFTGTAMRIFSGEKNQGVFVKLTYGVRAKSAVGEEYHLTHPAGAIFGLFRGSFWPAVTDTATITCTPAPSANGAKPVYLRALLEYVEEGWLSKPKYAVEGVVYAYEPDHASASYTSVRKVPSDHLEPCERKVRPLEQQDELESRRIWSGVTKAILEKEYSRATNVKIDLEQQQRDQAKARAEAGTNFVPRYFEDGIENGKPKLTAAGKAAVLDELRRDNSKDMPLPTKN, encoded by the exons ATGGCAGAACACGATCCTTCTGTTACTGATGGAGCCAGCGCTACAGATGCAAGCAAGCTAAAAACTCTGCTTTCTATTCTGAAGCGAACCGTCGGCGTAAAGGATTTAGCATCGCTGCGTATTTCGCTGCCGGCTTACATGATGGAGCCGATCCCGAATTTGGAATACTGGAATTACCAAGATCGTGCGGACTTTTTTGTGACTGTTGGAGATTACGAAGACCCAATGGACCGCATGCTTGCAATGGTTCGCTATGCCGTTACGAAAGAGCTTAAATTTGTT CATGGCAAAGTGGTCAAGCCATACAACTCCATTCTT GGCGAGCATTTTCGTTGTCACTGGGATGTCGAGCCGTTACGAACGGACGCATCGGGTGGGTTTGTGCCGCACCAGTCTGTGGGAAACACAAAACCACCCACCCATCTTGAGCTTGTAACGAAGCAGCCACAGGATCATGACGGATGCAAGAAGCGTGTTGTGTACGTGACGGAGCAGGTATCGCACCACCCCCCCGTCTCGTTCTACTACTATGCATGTCCGGATGCGGGCTTGGAAATGACCGGTGTGGACCAGCTGAGCGCAAAGTTTACAGGCACAGCAATGCGCATTTTCTCTGGCGAGAAAAACCAGGGCGTGTTTGTGAAGCTCACCTATGGCGTGCGAGCCAAGTCCGCTGTGGGCGAGGAATACCACCTAACGCATCCCGCAGGCGCCATCTTTGGTCTTTTCCGCGGCAGTTTCTGGCCCGCGGTCACCGACACGGCGACGATTACCTGTACGCCGGCCCCGAGCGCCAACGGTGCCAAGCCCGTGTACCttcgtgcgctgctggagtACGTGGAGGAGGGGTGGCTGTCCAAGCCCAAGTACGCCGTGGAAGGCGTGGTTTACGCATACGAACCGGACCATGCGTCTGCGTCTTATACCAGCGTTCGCAAAGTGCCTTCTGACC ATTTGGAGCCGTGCGAGCGAAAAGTGCGTCCactcgagcagcaggaCGAGCTGGAAAGTCGCCGAATTTGGAGTGGCGTAACCAAGGCAATCCTCGAGAAAGAGTACTCGCGTGCAACGAATGTGAAGATTGATttggagcagcagcagcgcgaccaGGCGAAAGCACGGGCAGAAGCAGGGACCAACTTTGTGCCTCGCTACTTTGAGGACGGTATCGAAAACGGGAAGCCAAAGCTCACTGCTGCTGGAAAAGCGgctgtgctggacgagctgcgccgtgACAACTCGAAAGACATGCCACTTCCGACTAAGAATTGA
- a CDS encoding uncharacterized protein (COG:S; EggNog:ENOG503P2KH), with protein MADKHTPTADAAPSDTPPPDALSEGTNSRTLTRDQRAVLRAFASGNEERYALCAAHRSIDNWAELSIAIRSQITKVGAYGMLIQNVHAIASRPTPVLSKAACLAPLLRKRQANGQGSSLRDASPEPSDSVLELVADEHDLTQADQEDFYPAKMAPPDPAYPTWDVLLEDDALDRALESVFSMLDEFDSAPPFTLQRLAELVLEPQRHYHTRSKYLAALRRVLSVTAALGAHADIGVDDDDDDGAPREMLDVRSATILSPIPFLHKAVPSYEEGRSNSLSGIPHGRVDEVDTPRSPGEAHGGVAGEVHPLSAATTVENRPLDTKRLRSEAKLL; from the coding sequence ATGGCGGACAAGCATACGCCCAcagcagatgcagcgccgtccgATACGCCACCGCCCGATGCGCTCAGCGAAGGTACGAATTCACGCACGCTTACGCGAGACCAACGCGCTGTGCTACGCGCATTTGCCAGTGGCAATGAGGAAAGGTATGCTCTCTGCGCGGCTCACCGCAGCATCGACAATTGGGCAGAGCTTAGCATTGCAATACGATCGCAAATAACCAAGGTGGGTGCATACGGTATGCTGATACAGAATGTGCACGCGATTGCATCGAGGCCAACGCCGGTCCTCAGCAAGGCTGCATGCTtagcgccgcttttgcgcaagcgccaagcCAACGGGCAGGGATCGAGTTTGAGGGATGCATCCCCGGAGCCCTCGGATTCCGTGCTTGAGCTAGTCGCCGATGAGCACGATCTTACCCAGGCCGACCAGGAAGATTTCTACCCTGCAAAAATGGCGCCGCCCGATCCTGCCTACCCTACGTGGGACGTGTTATTGGAAGACGATGCACTGGACCGTGCTTTGGAGAGTGTATTCAGCATGCTGGACGAGTTTGattccgcgccgccgttCACCCTCCAGCGGCTTGCTGAGCTGGTACTcgagccgcagcgccactATCATACCAGGTCCAAGtaccttgccgcgcttAGGCGTGTACTTTCCGTCAcagctgcgctcggcgcacatGCCGACATAGGCGTAGacgacgatgacgacgacggcgcgccgcgcgaaatgctCGACGTGAGATCGGCGACAATCCTTTCCCCGATACCATTCCTACACAAGGCCGTACCCAGCTATGAAGAAGGCCGTAGCAACAGTCTATCTGGCATACCGCACGGCCGTGTCGATGAAGTAGATACGCCGCGGTCTCcaggcgaagcgcacggcggGGTGGCTGGGGAAGTACACCCGCTGAGTGCAGCAACGACGGTGGAGAATAGACCGCTGGACACAAAACGTCTACGTAGCGAAGCCAAATTACTTTAA
- a CDS encoding uncharacterized protein (COG:S; EggNog:ENOG503NW5Q; TransMembrane:12 (i20-37o80-103i124-146o166-184i193-213o245-264i276-298o339-359i379-400o406-424i436-456o476-503i)), translating to MADREPSTVSYLAPSQANALIYSTLCGFMLIGLWAGYNTRNKQEFISGVKTQAAAHAFLVKHMSSSLLQSYPELALMPQAGILGLFAYTFASVVPLWMFAIFGPLIRRLCPDGFTLSEYMRRRYGWPIGVLSALIFIGFMFCFMIVELNTYGVICTTIAPNVNRIIPPLIVAITTTIYTAYGGFKASLWTDNFNAIAVIIFIIIGGAMFGTQLDLDKTKVHEKPDNNADPLQLGILTPQKLGGELWYILPVSIIFSQMFNQGFWQRAFASKSNKGLWASVLLASLPLFAIIFLVGMAGPLSYWAHQWPPSEQGYPLISDGDEEDGSNALFYALLTMPKWVHGIVLVLAGVLSSSAYDTFQSAQISVIQNDLFLGRVNIWWCRIFLLLLNVPCVALASISIDIFKVFLVADLASVAVIPPAFLGLSWRLYMLNGFDVFVGGCGGFLTVFIFGTIFYHNAIDGGKLIGLPNDLYADDYSVLGAFFAAPLGALGFALASCIVRILCTYLFCRATGRAFTALEYREYDLRHCVLPQDRPAGLHGIHGSGNPDDGRRLDPEAKEVNDGFDSKLHATHRIQWLPAFLGGGLGLHDSASDMEQDFGHDEKKECPDMDTPLAAESVSHVYSDMPLEMQHETHSFPVT from the exons ATGGCGGATAGGGAACCGAGTACGGTGTCGTACCTGGCACCGTCACAGGCGAATGCCTTGATATACAGCACCTTGTGTGGGTTTATGCTCATCGGTCTGTGGGCTGGCTACAATACGCGGAATAAACAGGAGTTCATTAGTGGCGTAAAAACGCAAGCAG CCGCGCATGCATTTCTCGtaaagc ATATGTCGTCTTCTCTCCTGCAGAGTTATCCCGAGCTGGCACTCATGCCCCAGGCTGGTATCTTGGGCCTCTTTGCGTACACATTTGCCTCTGTGGTGCCGCTCTGGATGTTTGCCATTTTTGGTCCCTTGATTCGTCGCCTCTGCCCCGATGGGTTTACCCTCTCGGAGTATATGCGCCGGCGCTACGGCTGGCCGATTGGTGTGCTCAGTGCGCTAATTTTTATCGGGTTCATGTTTTGCTTCATGATTGTCGAGCTGAACACGTACGGCGTGATTTGCACCACGATTGCACCGAATGTAAACCGTATCATCCCCCCGCTGATCGTCGCTATTACCACTACAATTTACACGGCCTACGGTGGCTTCAAGGCGTCTCTCTGGACCGATAACTTTAATGCAATCGCAGTGATTATTTTCATCATTATCGGTGGCGCCATGTTTGGTACACAGCTGGACCTTGACAAAACCAAAGTGCACGAGAAGCCGGACAATAATGCTGACCCGTTGCAGCTTGGCATACTTACGCCGCAAAAGCTCGGTGGGGAGTTGTGGTACATTTTGCCCGTCTCCATCATCTTTTCCCAAATGTTTAATCAGGGATTCTGGCAGCGTGCGTTTGCATCCAAGTCGAACAAGGGGCTGTGGGCATCGGTGCTTCTCGCATCCCTCCCCCTATTTGCCATCATATTCCTCGTTGGCATGGCGGGTCCGTTGTCATATTGGGCGCACCAATGGCCGCCCAGCGAGCAAGGATACCCTTTGATTTCTGAtggcgacgaggaagatGGCTCAAACGCCCTCTTTTACGCGCTTCTTACCATGCCCAAGTGGGTCCATGGCATTGTGCTTGTCCTTGCCGGCGTACTCTCCTCCAGTGCCTATGACACATTTCAGTCCGCACAAATTAGTGTCATTCAAAACGATTTGTTTCTCGGCCGCGTCAACATTTGGTGGTGTCGTATCTTCTTGCTGCTGCTAAACGTACCTtgcgttgcgctcgcgtcgATCTCGATTGACATTTTTAAAGTGTTTCTTGTCGCAGATCTCGCGTCGGTCGCGGTTATTCCACCGGCATTCCTCGGCTTGAGTTGGCGGCTGTACATGTTGAATGGATTTGACGTGTTCGTCGGCGGCTGTGGTGGCTTTCTCACTGTGTTCATCTTTGGCACGATTTTCTACCACAATGCCATCGACGGCGGAAAGCTGATTGGCCTGCCGAATGATTTGTATGCGGACGACTATAgtgtgctcggcgcgtttTTCGCTGCGCCATTGGGCGCACTGGGATTTGCTCTCGCCTCTTGCATTGTGCGCATCTTGTGCACATATCTGTTCTGCCGCGCGACGGGACGTGCCTTTACGGCACTCGAGTACCGCGAATACGATCTTAGGCACTGCGTACTGCCCCAGGACCGCCCGGCAGGGCTCCATGGTATCCATGGATCAGGCAATCCAGACGATGGGCGACGTCTGGATCCGGAAGCAAAGGAAGTGAACGATGGGTTTGACTCCAAGCTGCATGCAACCCATCGCATCCAGTGGCTTCCCGCTTTCCTAGGTGGCGGGTTGGGTTTGCACGACTCCGCGTCGGATATGGAGCAAGATTTCGGACATGACGAGAAGAAAGAGTGCCCAGACATGGATACCCCTCTTGCAGCCGAGTCTGTCTCGCATGTTTATTCAGATATGCCGCTCGAAATGCAACATGAAACACACTCTTTCCCGGTTACGTGA